The proteins below are encoded in one region of Actinomycetota bacterium:
- a CDS encoding toprim domain-containing protein — ETLTTRFRETAFLTAGLRISVADERHPDDHGAPRRAEFCYRDGLRDFVKHLNAAKDPLHEGIVHFSASDRGPGGPQEVEIALQWNAGFHDSIHTFANTINTHEGGTHEEGFKKALTSVVNRYARDSGLFKPTAKEKDLTLTGEDIREGLTAIVSVKLADPQFEGQTKTKLGNTEIRSFVERTCHERLRDWLEEHPTQTRLIVAKAVQGARARLAARAARDLTRRKGLLESASLPGKLADCSSKRPEECEIFIVEGDSAGGSSKQARDRVVQAVLPIRGKILNVEKARLGKILENREIQALITAIGTGIGDEFDLSKARYHKIVMLMDADVDGAHIRTLVLTFAFRHMRELIDAGYFYIAQPPLYQIQPPGKDGRRRLRYAFSDRERDAILAEIGDGDGSRRPQINRFKGLGEMDAEQLWDTTMDPGQRTLRQVTMEDAAVADQLFTTLMGDDVEARRDFIVRNARDVRFLDV, encoded by the coding sequence GGGAGACCCTGACCACCCGGTTCCGCGAGACGGCGTTCCTGACCGCCGGTCTGCGCATCAGCGTGGCCGACGAGCGCCATCCGGACGACCACGGCGCGCCCCGACGGGCGGAGTTCTGCTACCGCGACGGGCTGCGGGACTTCGTCAAGCACCTCAACGCGGCCAAGGACCCTCTCCACGAGGGGATCGTCCACTTCTCCGCCTCCGACCGGGGTCCAGGCGGGCCCCAGGAGGTGGAGATCGCCCTGCAGTGGAACGCCGGGTTCCACGACTCGATCCACACGTTCGCCAACACGATCAACACGCACGAGGGAGGCACCCACGAGGAGGGCTTCAAGAAGGCGCTCACCAGCGTGGTCAACCGGTACGCGCGCGACAGCGGACTGTTCAAGCCGACCGCCAAGGAAAAAGACCTCACCCTGACCGGCGAGGACATCCGCGAGGGCCTGACGGCGATCGTGTCGGTCAAGCTCGCCGACCCTCAGTTTGAGGGGCAGACCAAGACGAAGCTGGGCAACACCGAGATCCGCAGCTTCGTGGAGCGGACCTGCCACGAGCGGCTGCGGGACTGGCTGGAGGAGCACCCCACCCAGACCCGCCTGATCGTGGCCAAGGCTGTCCAGGGCGCCCGCGCCCGCCTGGCCGCGCGCGCCGCGCGGGACCTGACCCGGCGCAAGGGGCTGTTGGAGTCGGCCTCCCTGCCCGGCAAGCTCGCGGACTGCTCGTCCAAGCGCCCCGAGGAGTGCGAGATCTTTATCGTCGAGGGGGACTCCGCCGGGGGGTCGTCGAAGCAGGCCCGGGACCGGGTGGTGCAGGCGGTGCTTCCCATCCGGGGCAAGATCCTCAACGTCGAGAAGGCCCGGCTCGGAAAGATCCTGGAGAACAGGGAGATCCAGGCCCTCATCACCGCCATCGGCACCGGCATCGGCGACGAGTTCGACCTGTCCAAGGCCCGGTACCACAAGATCGTCATGCTGATGGACGCCGACGTCGACGGCGCCCACATCCGCACGCTGGTGCTGACCTTCGCCTTCCGTCACATGCGCGAGCTGATCGACGCGGGCTACTTCTACATCGCCCAGCCCCCCCTGTACCAGATCCAGCCGCCGGGTAAGGACGGCCGCCGCCGGCTGCGGTACGCCTTCAGCGACCGGGAGCGCGACGCGATCCTCGCGGAGATCGGCGACGGCGACGGGTCCAGGCGCCCGCAGATCAACCGCTTCAAGGGCCTGGGCGAGATGGACGCCGAGCAGCTGTGGGACACCACCATGGATCCCGGCCAGCGCACCCTGCGGCAGGTGACGATGGAGGACGCCGCGGTCGCCGACCAGCTGTTCACGACCCTGATGGGCGACGACGTCGAGGCCCGGAGGGACTTCATCGTGCGCAACGCGCGCGACGTGCGGTTCCTGGACGTGTGA